The DNA window TGCAAACACAACCCTGCTCTCAACCCTCTCTGTCTTAACATTCTTGAGGGGCTCCCTGAGGTAATGGGAAAGGAGCTGATACAGCATTGAACCAAGAACAGCGCCCATGACAGTTCCGCCCACTCCCAGCTTTGAGGTTGTGAATGCCACTATTCCCGAGATTATCCCGGCCATCAGTATATCAAATGCCTTGGTCAACGCTGCCACCTGCAGATTCTTAATGGCTAGATCTGATCATATTATGCATATTTATTTTCTCTATTAGAGAACATTGTGGATGATGATATATTAATGTTTTTATAAAAACAAAACTAGAGGTTAAGGGAAGCCTCATGGGTGTACATATGAACATATCATGTATTCTTCATCCTCAACCTTAACAGAATAACTGGCCATTTCCCTTTTAGAACCATTCTCGGTGTTTATAAGGTCAACGGAGATCCTATCATCATCTATCCTCAGCTGGTTATGGGAGGGGAACGTCTCACCCCTCAGTTTCCTTGTTGTGGCTGTGCCTGAATTCAGTGTGACCATCCCCTCAATCATCCAGACATTGGGCACATGCTTGTGTCCATTGAGTACAAAGTCAACACCATATGAATTGAGGAGTCTGAGAAGATCTCCTGAATCCAGCAGTATGTTCCTCTCACGTCCAGTGTTTGGTATGGGCAGCAGATGGTGGTGGAATGTAACTATCTTGCAGAGGTGATCAGGAACCCTCTCAAGTTCCCTTGCAAGCCATTCCAGCTGATCCATCCCTATCTGACCATCGTTTATGTCAGGTTCAGATGAATCAAGACCTATAACAGCAAATTCTGAGTCATGATGGACAAACTTCCTCTTACCTATCATCTTCTCAAAGTGCACCAGTCCAACATTCCTTGCATCGTGGTTGCCTGGAATTATATATGTTGATGTGATTGACCGCAGCTCATCTGCAAATTCAGCTGCAAGTTCATATTCATGGGCATAGCCCTCTGTGGTGAGGTCACCTGAAACAACTATGAGGTCAGGATTCTCATCCTGAAGCTGTCCTAGAAGATTCTCCCTGAGCTTGCTGGAGAAATTCTTTTCACCAAAGTGTATGTCCGAGATCTGAGCAATTTTTTTCTCCATTAGAACACCTTAAAATCAATGAAAAGCCTTAGGGGGGATTCGAACCCCCGACCTATGCCTTACCAAGGCATCGCTCTACCACCTGAGCCACTAAGGCAAACAATTTCAATTTCAGGACAGCTAAAACTCTAGTGCAGGGGAAGGGATTCGAACCCTCGAAGGCCTGCGCCAGAGGATCTTAAGTCCTCCCCCTTTGGCCGCTCGGGCACCCCTGCATGGTAATTGATAGTAGTAAAAAGTCATATATTAATTTAACGGTGCAGTATATCCTAAGATTAATTAAACCGGGTGTCCATAAATCTAGTGGGTGATTCATTGAAACACGATCCATCAAGGTGTATGCGCTGCGGTGCCTGTGTGAATGTCTGTCCATCAGGTACCCTGGAACTTGAGGAAGGCATCATCATGGGGGATGGGTGCGTGGGGTGTCTTGCCTGTGCTGCAGTCTGTCCTGTGGATGCGATGGGGTGTCAGGATGAAGTATGATGTTGTTGTTGTTGGTGGTCGTGTGGCAGGCTCCATAGCAGCATACCATGCAGCAGAAAATGGTCTGAGGGTCCTCATGCTTGAAGGAAACCCGGAAATAGGGACCCCTGTACAGTGCGCCGGGGGAGTGAGTGACAGTTTCTTCAAATCAACAGGTATAAAGCCCCTTCCTGAGTTCACATGTACAAGAATAAATGCGGCTGCGATCAACGGACCACATGGTGCAAGGATAACAACCAGAAACCCGATTATAAGTGGTTACATCATTGAAAGAAAGATTTTTGATAAATACCTAGCTTTGCGCGCCGCTGAAGCCGGGGCGGATGTCTCTGCAGGGTCACGGGTGAAGGACCTCATATTCCATGATGGATCCGTCTCCGGTGTTAAATTCAGGGGTCCAGATGGAACCCATGAGGTTGAATCAGATATTGTAATTGCAGCAGACGGCATTCAGTCAGGTGTTGGCCGTATGGCGGGGCTTGATACACGTTTCAGACCGGGAGAACTGTGCTCCTGTGCCCAGTATGAGGTTGCCGGTTTGGATGTGGATGATGAAACCATGGAATTCTACTTCGGGAGTACCTTTGCTCCATCAGGTTACCTATGGATCTTCCCTAAGGGTGATGGTAGGGCAAATGTTGGTGTGGGTGTACGGAGAACAAGATGCTCTGATAATGGTCCGCTACACTATCTTAACAGTTTCATCTCCAGGGCAGGCTGCAGCAGGCTGGAGTTCAACGCGGGTGCTGTGCCCGTTGCCGGCCCCATCGGTAGAACATGCACAGATGGCCTGCTTGTCGTTGGTGACGCAGCGGGTCAGGTCGATCCCCTCACGGGTGGTGGTATACACATTGCAGCAGAGTGCGCGATGATAGCCGCGGATGTAGCGACTGATGCGATTGAATCACAGAGAACTGATTCAGGCTTCCTCTCAAATTATGAGAGCACATGGCGTGATAGGATAGGTAAAAACCTTGATAGATCACTTAAATTTAGAAAGGTGCTCGACAGTTTAAGTGATGATGAACTCGATGCACTAATAAGATCCTTTGATGGAAAAGATTTAAATTCCATCTCAAAAATATCACTCCTTAAGGTACTGAGGTATTATCCCAGAATTTTAAAGATGCTCAAAAATATGCTCTAGTTCATCAATCCATTGCCGATGCTAAAAATTTTCCAGGTGGTTCTTTGTTAAATGAGGTCCAGAAGAGAAGGCTCTATCTGTTAATCATAGCAACCGTTGCATTCACAGTGCGGCTCATACCCAGCAGAACATATTCACTGGCTGGTAACGACGCCTATGTACATCATGACCTGGTAATGAGAATAGTCAGCGATGGACCAGGTATAATAGCCCGTGATATACCTTCTCTTATGGGATTAAAGGCATATGGATATCCCCCCCTATATCATATGCTTGGTGCGGCCCTCTACATGTTATTCAGAACGGAACTTGTGTTTTTCCTTCTGGGCCCCGTTCTTGGAACCCTTGCTGTTCTTGTGATGTACAGGGTCGCCACTGAAATATTTTCAAATGAAGATACCGCCCTTCTTTCGGCATTCCTCTTTTCAATGGTCCCATCATTTGTTACAAGGACATCAATCTTTATACCGGAATCCCTTGGGCTACTTCTAACCACTGGAATTCTTTACATGACCATAAGATACATCAAAACAGTTCCCGGTTACCCTGACATTGATAAATTTGAACTTGGAGGATTCCTAAACATCTTCAGGGGTGAATCAAGGTATATAGTTTGGGGTTTAATGTTATTCGGCATTTATATCTTCACCCACAGAGGATGGATTTTCTTCGCAATCGCCATCATGATACTTCTTGCAACGTTCCTTATCCCCTCATTCAGAAAAAGACCCCTTGAATTTGGATTACTATTTATCCTGGGGGGCCTTGGAATTCTTGAATTCATAATGTTCGCTGCAAGGTTTCAGTCAGTTCCAGTTACAATACTGGGTTTTCCAAAATGGATGGGTGCTGTGCAGCTGGTACTTGGACTTTACGGTGCATACCTTCTGGTCAGATCAAGGAACCCTATCCATAAATTCCTTATAATCTGGGCTGCTGTATTCATGATAATAGGCACATATTCCTTCAGGTTCAGGGACCCCTACGCAGCAATACCCCTATCTCTACTAGCAGGATATGCGTTCACTGAGGTTAAACTTAAACTTGATAACTCAGAACGTCTTAAATATTATCCCCTGTTTAGATGGAACATCGGGCCGCTCATAATGAACGTGGTCCTTGTATTCCTGATTTTAACACCTGTTATCCAGGGGGCTGCCATAGGATATGCCAGTGTAGTTACGCCAACAGTCCAGCAAAACGCTGCTTTTGAATGGATAAACCAAAATACCCCCTCAGACGCGGTTTTCCTATCAACACTTGAAGATTCATATCTACTGATTGGTAATACCCACCGAAGAGATGTGCTCCTAGGAAACACAGTTTATAAGGGTTTCATGGGAGATGCCCCCTCCCTTGGAGAGAACAATGCAGTTAAAAATGATGTTTCCACAATATTTGAATCCCCGCTGCCATCTGAGGCATGTTACCTTATTGAGAAGAACAACGTAAGTTATGTGTACATGTCAAAAACGGTGCATAGGAAGGGTCTTGGCCTTTACATACCCTTTAACCCCCATTTCAAGACCTGCTTTGTTTCAGGGGATGTGTCAGTTTACAAGTACATAAAAAATCCAGAAATCCAGTCAAACAGTTCAGAAATAGTGTTGGATGGGGAGCACAGTGAAATTGTGAATTTCATTGAGAAATTCTGGAACGGATACTCATACTCAGAAGCAGGTGGAATGAGCTACAGTGATCCGGCGGAGGACCTTGAATTTGGAAGCCTCTTCAAGGGATCATATGACAGCAACGCCATGATCGCAACCCTTTACATTGAGCTTGGAAACATTAAAGGTGAAGAAAAACTTTCCTCAAGGGGAGAATATCTCCTGAAATGGCTAAGTTACAAACAGATGGATAACGGCTCCTTCCCAGGGGGAATGCCCCCCTCTGAATACACTCTTTCCACAATACAGACAATATACCCCCTCATGAATCTCAAATCAGCGGAAGGTCAGAAGATAGTTAACAAAGGCCTTAAATTCGTCGATTCGCAGGTGAATGGAGATGAAATAAACATCTCACCCGGCACAAAATCATCTGTTCTTATTGGAACAGACTATCTCAAACTTAAAACAGAATCTCAGGTTGCAGGTATGTACCCCGCCGGTAAAAGAGAAGTTATTTATTCACTGATCAACAAGCAGGGATACGACGGATCATGGAGCTCAAGGGCATATGAGAACATTGGGATTCTCAAAGGACTGGCACTATACTATATCTCCACAAATGATTCAAAAACAGCTGCTTCAATGAAAAAAGGTGCTGAATGGTTAAAGGACCATCAGAACCCTGATGGTTCATTCCAGGGGGATGGCGGTGAAAATACCTATTGCCTCAGTCACTACTCCGATGCAGCGCTCATTTACAGCCTCACAGGTGACACTGATTCAATGAAAAAAACCATTGAATACATGATGAAGAGGGGTGTTAAAAACGACCCCACTCCCCTCCATTCATTCCTCACATTCATATGGGACCTGAAACTTGTCTATGGAAGTGACCGTGCTCTTGACATGGCCACAGAACTTTTAAATGCTGAAAAAAAATCATAAAAATTAAATATTCATTTTTTTATAGATTATCATAAGGGGGGGTTATCATTGTATTCACAGAAAGGGTAAAGGTTCTCCTGCAAGAGGGGAATATTCACGGTCTCAGGGAGGCCCTTGAAAGTGATGATTACACCGTAAGACTGGATGCTGCCCTCGCCCTCGAAGAGCTGGCAGATGAGCAATCAGTACCATCCCTGATTGACGCCCTCAGATATGAGGAATGGCAGAGGGACTACCCCATACTTGGAGGTGTTAGGGCCGCTGCAGCCAGGGCGCTGGGAAATATAGGGGATCCAAGAGCAGTTGAGCCACTTATAAATGCCCTTGAGGACCAGGATATCGATGTGAGGATAAGTGCACTCAGAGCCCTTGCCAGTTTCAGAAATGAAAGGTCAGTTGCTGCTGTTGAAGGATATTTAAATGACCCCCTTGAGGATATAAGAAAAAATGCCCTCATCACCCTTGCAGAGCTGGACCCTGAGAGGGGGCTCAAGCAGGCACTGGCTGCCCTTAATGACAGGTCATGGGTTGTGAGAAAGGCAGCTGCAAGGGTAACCAGAAATCTGGGTGATGAGAGGTGTCTTGAAGTCCTTATTGATAAACTCAACGACCCTGACATGGAGGTCCGGCGCCAGATTGTCCTTGCAGTTGTGAACCTTGGCGAATCGGCGGTTGATCCCCTCCTTGAAAAACTTTCTGACCCATCCTGGCAGACAAGGGCCGTCCTTGTTGAAGCTCTTGGGGAAATAGGCTCAGAAAGGGCTGTTCCCTACCTCAAAAGGATGGTCTCAGGCAGAAAAAGGGACGAAAACCGCTATGTTCGTGGAAAAGTGGCGGAGGCACTGGGTCTTATAGGGGACCCCGATGCCCTTGAATCCCTCATAGATGCCTTAAATGATCCATACCTCTTTGTTAGAAGAAAGGCCCGCGCAGCAATAGATTTGATAGATGTGGAACCATACCTTGAGAGATTCGATAACGGAGAGATAAGCTTCAGGTACCCCATTTTCTGGGATCTCCTGGAGGTTAAGGATGGTGAAAAGCTCATTACAGGTTCATGTAAGGAACATGGACTTAAAATATCCGTTAAGAGAAGGGAAGCCGCTGGAGTGACTGCCGAAGAATTTTCAGATATCTTAATTGAAGTTCTGAACATGAGGGGTCTTTTTAACGTCACAAGAGGCTCCGTTACCGTGGACAGCGAGCATGGATATATGGTAACCGGTGAAACAAAAAAAGACAGGATAGTATCATTCATATTCAAAAAGAAGGGTTACATATATTACATATACTTCAGAGGGCCCCTTGAAAACATTACCAGGTCCTACAAATATATGAGGGTGTTGATAAACACCCTTCACGTGGAAATCTAACGCCTAAAACTTGCCCCTGTAGATCTTCATTGCCTCCTCAAGGACCTCACTGAATTCCATGCGATCCCTGAGATCAGCAAGGTCATCCACAGATACCAGTTTAAGGACATTCTCCTTACATGCATCCACACATGCAGGCAGTAGACAGTCGGCATCCATACAGAGCGTACATTTTTCTGCTGATTTCTTTTCAGTGTCAGGGACTATCATTCCTGCCGGGCAGGCAACCATGCACAGCTTGCAGAGTATGCATGCGTCCTCATCAATCACAAGGGCCCCATCAACCTCCCTTATGGCGCCAACAGGGCATATCCTTGCGCATGGAGCCTTCTCAGGGTGGCACTGAAGACAGAATACAGGCATCCTGTCGGCCTTCCTGACCCTTGCAATTCCATGGGTCTTTTTGCATGCATTTATGCAATCATCGCAGCCACTGCACCTTGCAGGGTCAATTACCATCAGCATCTTCACTGGACCACCCCTCTACTCCGATGCCAGTTTTTCAAGGTAGTCAGGTATTCCTGAGGAATCCCTGGGCCCCACAAGCACCTTCCATCCGGTATCGTCTTCTATTTCACCACTTGCAGGCGCCGCAAGTCCAGGAATGATGAGAACCTTATCCTTCACCCTATCCTCTATACCACTATCCTTTATAAGGTCAGCCACTGCGGTTCCTGTGAGCTGTCCCCCTGCCAGTGAGACGTCCACAGCCCTCCCCTCTGTGTCAAGCACAAGGAGATATGCCGTAACATCACCTGCCTTGAGGTCACCCTCCACTGTGTAATATGTGAGTGAGAAGTTGGTTGTGAGTATCACAGGGGAGTTCTCATCAACATCTCCAAACTCATATATTCCAGGATCAACAGTCTGTGGTTTCCTTGGATCAGTGTAGAGTCCCTGCCTGAGGGTGAGTATGGGCATAAGTTCCCAGATATCTGTTCCACCGAGTATAAGAATGTCGGCGTAGCGGTTCATGAGTGTGGCTGCAACGGTTGCCTCCTTTATGTTATCCTCAACTGGATCCCCACCTGAAAGCCTTGAGAGTGCTGGTATGCCCATTATAGGGAAGCGGAAGTCCTCATCCCTTTCCTCAACTGCAAGGCGCCTTATCATGACAAAGTTGTCTATTGTGTCACCTATTCCCTCCCCTGTGAATGTACCTGGATCCAGGATGATTTCAGTAAGGCCCATTGCCCTCAGCCTTCTTGTGAGGTTCTTCATCTCCTCAAGGTCCCCCGGCGAGAAGAGCACCAGGGGGCAGCCGTATGAAATCGAAAGATCAGCCATCTCCTGGAGGTTGTCCTTTGTGGCCGCATAGAGCAGGGGTTTCTGATCCCCCAGAACCTCAAGGGCCGCCCTCATTGCCTCTGGATCAAATGTGCATAGAACAACAGGAAACTTGAGTTCAGCCAGGGCCCCTGCCGCCTCTGCGAACTTTTCAGGGCTTCCTGATTTGTTCCTGAGCGCTATGGCATCCAGGGTCAGTTCCTCACCGGTGCGCTCGAATTTCAGATTCATGATATCACTGGCC is part of the Methanothermobacter sp. K4 genome and encodes:
- a CDS encoding NAD(P)/FAD-dependent oxidoreductase, whose amino-acid sequence is MKYDVVVVGGRVAGSIAAYHAAENGLRVLMLEGNPEIGTPVQCAGGVSDSFFKSTGIKPLPEFTCTRINAAAINGPHGARITTRNPIISGYIIERKIFDKYLALRAAEAGADVSAGSRVKDLIFHDGSVSGVKFRGPDGTHEVESDIVIAADGIQSGVGRMAGLDTRFRPGELCSCAQYEVAGLDVDDETMEFYFGSTFAPSGYLWIFPKGDGRANVGVGVRRTRCSDNGPLHYLNSFISRAGCSRLEFNAGAVPVAGPIGRTCTDGLLVVGDAAGQVDPLTGGGIHIAAECAMIAADVATDAIESQRTDSGFLSNYESTWRDRIGKNLDRSLKFRKVLDSLSDDELDALIRSFDGKDLNSISKISLLKVLRYYPRILKMLKNML
- a CDS encoding metallophosphoesterase — translated: MEKKIAQISDIHFGEKNFSSKLRENLLGQLQDENPDLIVVSGDLTTEGYAHEYELAAEFADELRSITSTYIIPGNHDARNVGLVHFEKMIGKRKFVHHDSEFAVIGLDSSEPDINDGQIGMDQLEWLARELERVPDHLCKIVTFHHHLLPIPNTGRERNILLDSGDLLRLLNSYGVDFVLNGHKHVPNVWMIEGMVTLNSGTATTRKLRGETFPSHNQLRIDDDRISVDLINTENGSKREMASYSVKVEDEEYMICSYVHP
- the acsC gene encoding acetyl-CoA decarbonylase/synthase complex subunit gamma, which codes for MQVTAMDVYRLLPKTNCGKCDESSCMAFATKLIEKELTLDDCPQLGENERQKLEDLLAPAVREITFGPEKNQVVVGGDEVLYRFELTYYNPTALVVDLPDDLPSEEIMKRASDIMNLKFERTGEELTLDAIALRNKSGSPEKFAEAAGALAELKFPVVLCTFDPEAMRAALEVLGDQKPLLYAATKDNLQEMADLSISYGCPLVLFSPGDLEEMKNLTRRLRAMGLTEIILDPGTFTGEGIGDTIDNFVMIRRLAVEERDEDFRFPIMGIPALSRLSGGDPVEDNIKEATVAATLMNRYADILILGGTDIWELMPILTLRQGLYTDPRKPQTVDPGIYEFGDVDENSPVILTTNFSLTYYTVEGDLKAGDVTAYLLVLDTEGRAVDVSLAGGQLTGTAVADLIKDSGIEDRVKDKVLIIPGLAAPASGEIEDDTGWKVLVGPRDSSGIPDYLEKLASE
- a CDS encoding 4Fe-4S binding protein: MKHDPSRCMRCGACVNVCPSGTLELEEGIIMGDGCVGCLACAAVCPVDAMGCQDEV
- a CDS encoding HEAT repeat domain-containing protein; the encoded protein is MHGLREALESDDYTVRLDAALALEELADEQSVPSLIDALRYEEWQRDYPILGGVRAAAARALGNIGDPRAVEPLINALEDQDIDVRISALRALASFRNERSVAAVEGYLNDPLEDIRKNALITLAELDPERGLKQALAALNDRSWVVRKAAARVTRNLGDERCLEVLIDKLNDPDMEVRRQIVLAVVNLGESAVDPLLEKLSDPSWQTRAVLVEALGEIGSERAVPYLKRMVSGRKRDENRYVRGKVAEALGLIGDPDALESLIDALNDPYLFVRRKARAAIDLIDVEPYLERFDNGEISFRYPIFWDLLEVKDGEKLITGSCKEHGLKISVKRREAAGVTAEEFSDILIEVLNMRGLFNVTRGSVTVDSEHGYMVTGETKKDRIVSFIFKKKGYIYYIYFRGPLENITRSYKYMRVLINTLHVEI
- a CDS encoding prenyltransferase/squalene oxidase repeat-containing protein gives rise to the protein MLNEVQKRRLYLLIIATVAFTVRLIPSRTYSLAGNDAYVHHDLVMRIVSDGPGIIARDIPSLMGLKAYGYPPLYHMLGAALYMLFRTELVFFLLGPVLGTLAVLVMYRVATEIFSNEDTALLSAFLFSMVPSFVTRTSIFIPESLGLLLTTGILYMTIRYIKTVPGYPDIDKFELGGFLNIFRGESRYIVWGLMLFGIYIFTHRGWIFFAIAIMILLATFLIPSFRKRPLEFGLLFILGGLGILEFIMFAARFQSVPVTILGFPKWMGAVQLVLGLYGAYLLVRSRNPIHKFLIIWAAVFMIIGTYSFRFRDPYAAIPLSLLAGYAFTEVKLKLDNSERLKYYPLFRWNIGPLIMNVVLVFLILTPVIQGAAIGYASVVTPTVQQNAAFEWINQNTPSDAVFLSTLEDSYLLIGNTHRRDVLLGNTVYKGFMGDAPSLGENNAVKNDVSTIFESPLPSEACYLIEKNNVSYVYMSKTVHRKGLGLYIPFNPHFKTCFVSGDVSVYKYIKNPEIQSNSSEIVLDGEHSEIVNFIEKFWNGYSYSEAGGMSYSDPAEDLEFGSLFKGSYDSNAMIATLYIELGNIKGEEKLSSRGEYLLKWLSYKQMDNGSFPGGMPPSEYTLSTIQTIYPLMNLKSAEGQKIVNKGLKFVDSQVNGDEINISPGTKSSVLIGTDYLKLKTESQVAGMYPAGKREVIYSLINKQGYDGSWSSRAYENIGILKGLALYYISTNDSKTAASMKKGAEWLKDHQNPDGSFQGDGGENTYCLSHYSDAALIYSLTGDTDSMKKTIEYMMKRGVKNDPTPLHSFLTFIWDLKLVYGSDRALDMATELLNAEKKS
- a CDS encoding 4Fe-4S binding protein, whose protein sequence is MLMVIDPARCSGCDDCINACKKTHGIARVRKADRMPVFCLQCHPEKAPCARICPVGAIREVDGALVIDEDACILCKLCMVACPAGMIVPDTEKKSAEKCTLCMDADCLLPACVDACKENVLKLVSVDDLADLRDRMEFSEVLEEAMKIYRGKF